Proteins co-encoded in one Fusarium fujikuroi IMI 58289 draft genome, chromosome FFUJ_chr06 genomic window:
- a CDS encoding probable glucose repressible protein Grg1, whose protein sequence is MESLKQAGNYVAETVQQATSGASKEANKEVAKDGNVPISTRATAAKDALGDKIDETTHDKKADVHKEAI, encoded by the exons ATGGAGTCCCTCAAGCAAGCCGGCAACTACGTCGCTGAGACCGTTCAGCAGGCCACCTCTGGTGCTTCCAAGGAGGCCAACAAGGAGGTTGCTAAGGACGGCAACGTCCCCATCTCCACCCG TGCCACCGCTGCCAAGGACGCCCTTGgtgacaagattgacgagACCACCCacgacaagaaggccgac GTACACAAGGAGGCCATCTAA